CGCTGGGCGAAATGCGCCGCCATTATCACAGCGAGCTGGAGAAGCGGATTTTGGGCGAGATCCCGAAAACCATGACCGGTGAAACGAGCGCGCGGATCGCGGAAGCGATTTCAACCGCCTGATGTCGCCTGATTTCCCCGTCTGAACGGTTTCAGCCGACATTCATCGTTTTCGCGCCACTGCTCGTCGCCACTCCGCTTGCCGGTGCGCTTTCGCGCCCGTTAAGTTATTGCAAACCAAGGGAGGGTTACGAGAGCCGCATGGCTTTGGGATCGCACATCACGAAATCGCTGACGGGATTGGCCGGCGCGCTGACGCTTGCCCTCACCGCATTTCAACCGGCGCAAGCGCAGACGGCAAATTTCGAAGCCGTGTTCGACAGCGTCCTGGGCACGGAAGCGCGCGCACCGCGCACTTTCGAGGCCGTGTACGAATCCGGCTTCGAACGCCGCATTGCGCAGGCCGCCGATGGCTCGGACGGGCGCATCGGGGTGGCCGTGCTCGATCTGGCGACGGGCCAGGAATTCTCGATCCTGGGCGATCAACGTTTCCCGATGGCCAGCACCAGCAAGATCGCGATCGCGGCGACGTTCATGGAAGGCGTCGAGCAGGGACGCTGGAGCCTGTCGAGCGAGTTCCCATTGCTGATCCCCGTCCGGTCCGAACGGTTTTCTAGTGCCAAGGCGCCGGTCAGGCGGGGCAAGCATCTGCCGGCCAGCGAGCTGATCGAACTGATGATCACGCGGTCCAGCAACCCGGCAACCGATGCCCTGCTCGCAGCGGTCGGCGGGCCGGCGGCAGTCAACGACTGGATGCGCCGTGCCGGGATCACGGATTTCCAATTGACCCGCGACATCGCAACCCTGGTGCGCGACGACGGTGAGATCGATCCCGCATCCGCGATTGACCTGCGCGACAGCGCCACCCCGCGCGCGATGACGAGGCTGCTTGCCGGCCTGTATCAGGGCGAGTGGCTCTCCCCCACCAGCCGCAGGGTCATCATCGGTGCGATGGAGCGCTGCCGCACAGGCACGCGCCGCATCCCCGCGCTGTTGCCGGCGGGCGCCACCGTGGCGCACAAGACCGGGTCGCTCAACAACACATCGAGCGATATCGGGATCATCAACACGCCCGATGGACGCGCCTTTGCCGTGGCCATTTATGTCACCGGACAGGGCACGCGGCTGGCGCGCGAAGGCCGCATCGCGCAGATCGCCCGCGCAGCTTACGCCGGATACGACAACCCCGGTGGCGGCACCTGGGCGGAAGCGGTCTACGCCAACGCCCGCGACGGCGCGGCCGCCAGCCCCTAGACGCCATTCCGTTTCGCAGGGCCGGTGTGCGGACACAAGTTCGCACCGATCATTCCCGCCGGCCTGCCCCATGACATGCGCGCAAAGAGAAAGGGCGGCGCCTCGCGGCACCGCCCTTCCCTTTATTCGCTAAGCGAAAGCGAAGATCAGTCAGCCTGAGCTTCGGCTTCCGTTTCGCCGTGCACTTCGGCTTCCGCAGCAGCGGCAGCTTCGTCGGCAGCGGCAGCGGCTTCTTCGGTCGCGCCTTCAACGGCGGCACCGGCGTCGGTCGCGGCGCCTTCAACGGCTTCGCCCATGGCGTCGGCATTGGCTTCGGCGTCGGCAGCGGCGCCTTCAACGGCGTCGCCAGCAGCGTCCTGGGTGCCTTCCGAGCAAGCGGCGAGGGTCAGGGCGGCGCCGGCCGCGGCAGCGGCGAGAACGATCTTACGCATATGTCAGTATCCTTGAACAGCGAGTGGTTTCATTCCGGCCCAGAAGGCTGGAATGCGAAGCCCACAAGCGAGCAGACTTCGAATGTCCCAAATAATGGCAGATTTGTGGCGATGCAAGCGGTTTGACACTTTTAGGCCGTATTTGCCTAACCGTTCCCGGGCGCACGAAACCGGCTGACCGGGGGAAATTGCGCTGCTACCAACCCTGCGATGGCAGACAAGCAGCACCTCTATCTCGTCGACGGGTCCTCGTACATTTTCCGGGCCTATCACCGCCTGCCGCCCCTGACGGACCCCGAAGGGACCCCGGTCGGCGCGGTCTATGGCTACACCACAATGCTGTGGAAGCTGGCGGACGACCTCGACAAGGCGGAGGGGCCAACGCACCTTGCTGTCATCCTGGACAAGGGATCGACCAGTTTTCGGAACGAAATCTATCCCGAATACAAGGCGAATCGCCCCGATCCGCCCGAAGATCTGGTCCCCCAGTTCCCGCTGATTCGCGATGCGACGCGGGCATTCAGCCTTCCCTGCATCGAGGAAGCGGGGCTGGAAGCCGACGACCTGATCGCCAGCTATGCGCGCGAGGCGACCCGCAAGGGGTGGGACGTGACGATCGTTTCGTCGGACAAGGATCTGATGCAGCTCGTCGGCCAATGCGCCGAACCTGACGATGGCGTGGCCGAAGGCGGTTGTATCGACATGCTCGATACGATGAAGAATGTGCGGATCGGCCCCGACGAAGTGATCGAGAAATTCGGCGTTCCGCCCGAACTGGTTGGCGATGTGCTCGCGCTGATGGGCGATTCGGTCGACAATATTCCCGGCATCTACGGCATCGGGCCGAAGACCGCTTCAAAGCTGATCGTCGAACACGGCGGTTTGACGGCCGCGCTCGACGCCGCGCCCGACATGAAGAAATCCAAGCTGAAGGAACGCCTGCTCGAAGGTCGCGAAATGGCCGAATTGAGCCGTGTTCTGGTCCAGCTGAAAGAAGATTGCGCGCTTCCCATGGCGCTCGATGAATTCAAGCTGGTCACCATCCCGCCCGATCCGCTTGCCGCATTCTTGAGCAAGCATGGCTTCACCAGTCTGCTGCGGCGGCTGGATTCGGGCAGTGGCAGCCCCACGCGGGCGACCGATCTCAATCCGGCCAAGCCGGTGACAAAGGGGGCGGACGGTTCGCCGGACGGAAACCGCCAGCCCCTTCCCGATCTGCCGGCGGTGGATCGCAGCGCCTACGAGTGCGTGCAGACCGCCGAACGGCTCGAACACTGGATTGCGCGCGCTTTCGCCGCCGGCCTGGTCGCGGTCGATACCGAAACCAGCGCACTCGATGCGATGCGCGCCGATCTGGCAGGGAT
The nucleotide sequence above comes from Pelagerythrobacter marensis. Encoded proteins:
- a CDS encoding serine hydrolase, with protein sequence MALGSHITKSLTGLAGALTLALTAFQPAQAQTANFEAVFDSVLGTEARAPRTFEAVYESGFERRIAQAADGSDGRIGVAVLDLATGQEFSILGDQRFPMASTSKIAIAATFMEGVEQGRWSLSSEFPLLIPVRSERFSSAKAPVRRGKHLPASELIELMITRSSNPATDALLAAVGGPAAVNDWMRRAGITDFQLTRDIATLVRDDGEIDPASAIDLRDSATPRAMTRLLAGLYQGEWLSPTSRRVIIGAMERCRTGTRRIPALLPAGATVAHKTGSLNNTSSDIGIINTPDGRAFAVAIYVTGQGTRLAREGRIAQIARAAYAGYDNPGGGTWAEAVYANARDGAAASP